In one Komagataeibacter sp. FNDCR2 genomic region, the following are encoded:
- the map gene encoding type I methionyl aminopeptidase, with protein MEGDMHGGGVQLHAPEDFAGMRAAGQLAARTLDMITPHVREGVTTGELDRLIHDFMLANGAVPATLGYRGYPASSCISINHVVCHGIPGDRALKDGDILNIDVTVILDGWYGDTSRMYTVGNISIKAQKLIEATYRALMLSIEAVRPGATLGDIGHVIQTYAEARRFSVVRDFCGHGIGRTFHAPPNVLHYGRPGEGLVLRPGMFFTIEPMLNIGRPDVKILDDGWTAVTRDRSLSAQFEHMLGVTEEGCEVFTLSPAGLTCPPYPPVA; from the coding sequence ATGGAAGGCGATATGCACGGCGGCGGGGTGCAGCTTCACGCCCCGGAAGATTTTGCCGGTATGCGTGCGGCCGGGCAGCTTGCCGCCCGCACGCTGGACATGATCACGCCGCATGTGCGTGAAGGGGTGACCACGGGCGAACTCGACAGGCTGATCCATGACTTCATGCTGGCCAATGGCGCGGTCCCGGCAACGCTGGGCTATCGTGGCTATCCGGCATCAAGCTGCATCTCGATCAACCATGTCGTCTGCCATGGCATTCCGGGCGACCGGGCGCTGAAGGATGGCGATATCCTGAATATCGACGTCACCGTCATCCTGGACGGCTGGTATGGCGATACCAGCCGCATGTACACGGTCGGCAATATTTCCATCAAGGCGCAGAAGCTGATCGAGGCGACATACCGGGCGCTCATGCTGTCCATCGAGGCCGTGCGGCCCGGCGCCACGCTGGGTGACATCGGGCATGTGATCCAGACCTATGCCGAAGCACGCCGTTTTTCGGTGGTGCGGGATTTCTGCGGCCATGGAATCGGCCGCACCTTCCACGCGCCGCCCAACGTGCTGCATTATGGCCGCCCCGGTGAGGGGCTGGTGCTGCGCCCGGGCATGTTCTTCACCATCGAGCCCATGCTCAACATCGGCCGTCCCGATGTGAAGATCCTTGATGACGGGTGGACAGCCGTCACCCGCGACCGTTCCCTCTCGGCCCAGTTCGAGCACATGCTGGGTGTCACGGAAGAAGGGTGCGAGGTCTTCACCCTTTCCCCCGCGGGCTTGACCTGCCCGCCCTATCCTCCGGTGGCCTGA
- a CDS encoding D-alanyl-D-alanine carboxypeptidase family protein, protein MSRVFAACLARMKVTAAVGLVIGCGGMQAARAQYVGQVSTIVVDARSGAVLSQQDADLRRYPASLTKLMTLYLAFKAVRTGQVSFDQVMPVSVHAAAMEPSKLGLRPGSHLTVEQAVLALVTKSANDAACALGEFLGGGDETRFAAMMTREAGRLGMYDTVFRNASGLPNPEQMTSARDLATLARHLIVDYGEYYHYFAVPGFYFHGRTVPNHDPMLGAYPGADGLKTGYTDEAGHNLVTSAMRDNVRLIGVVMGATSNNRRNRTMASLLDSSFQAEGVAPVPAGRPAMRPLLLARATTSSASARHGLRLASARLHGGADQVAAFPAIPAAYARLRRGHGAVVHAHPAPVRAHVHLVGMGRVAHGVHSHAKARS, encoded by the coding sequence ATGAGCCGTGTCTTCGCCGCCTGCCTTGCGCGCATGAAGGTTACAGCCGCTGTCGGGCTGGTGATCGGGTGCGGTGGCATGCAGGCCGCCCGCGCCCAGTATGTCGGGCAGGTCAGCACCATCGTGGTCGATGCCCGCAGCGGGGCCGTCCTGTCCCAGCAGGATGCCGACCTGCGGCGCTATCCCGCCAGCCTTACGAAACTTATGACGCTTTACCTGGCGTTCAAGGCCGTGCGGACGGGGCAGGTCTCGTTCGATCAGGTCATGCCGGTTTCGGTCCATGCGGCCGCCATGGAACCCTCCAAACTGGGCCTGCGCCCGGGTTCGCACCTGACGGTGGAGCAGGCTGTGCTGGCGCTCGTCACCAAATCGGCCAATGACGCCGCCTGCGCGCTGGGTGAATTCCTGGGCGGCGGGGACGAGACCCGCTTCGCCGCGATGATGACGCGCGAGGCCGGTCGCCTTGGCATGTACGACACCGTGTTCCGCAATGCGTCGGGCCTGCCGAATCCGGAACAGATGACATCGGCGCGCGACCTCGCCACGCTGGCGCGGCACCTGATCGTGGATTATGGCGAGTATTATCACTACTTCGCGGTGCCCGGATTCTATTTCCATGGCCGGACCGTGCCCAATCATGACCCCATGCTGGGCGCCTATCCCGGCGCCGACGGGCTGAAGACGGGTTATACCGACGAAGCCGGGCATAACCTGGTCACCTCGGCCATGCGCGATAATGTCCGGCTGATCGGCGTGGTCATGGGGGCGACCTCCAACAACCGCCGCAACAGGACCATGGCGTCCCTGCTGGACAGCAGCTTCCAGGCGGAAGGCGTGGCCCCGGTTCCCGCCGGCCGGCCCGCGATGCGCCCGCTGCTGCTGGCGCGCGCCACGACGTCGTCCGCTTCGGCGCGCCATGGGCTGCGCCTTGCCTCCGCCCGGCTGCATGGTGGCGCGGACCAGGTCGCGGCCTTCCCGGCCATTCCGGCGGCCTATGCGCGGCTCCGGCGCGGGCATGGGGCGGTCGTGCATGCGCATCCGGCCCCGGTGCGGGCGCATGTGCATCTGGTGGGTATGGGGCGTGTGGCCCATGGCGTGCACAGCCATGCGAAGGCCCGAAGCTGA
- the clpS gene encoding ATP-dependent Clp protease adapter ClpS yields the protein MDSFRPRGHGGNTPPRRNGGQDSPPGNDDGMIDVVIRTRPQTRKPAMYKVLMLNDDYTPMEFVVHVLERFFQKNREEATDIMLHVHKRGVGVCGVFTYEVAETKVTQVMDLARQNQHPLQCTIEKD from the coding sequence ATGGACAGCTTCCGTCCGCGCGGACATGGGGGCAATACGCCGCCACGCCGCAATGGCGGGCAGGATTCGCCACCCGGCAATGATGACGGCATGATCGATGTTGTCATCCGCACCCGCCCACAGACCCGTAAACCGGCGATGTACAAGGTGCTGATGCTGAACGATGACTACACGCCCATGGAATTCGTGGTGCATGTGCTGGAGCGTTTTTTCCAGAAAAACCGCGAGGAGGCGACGGACATCATGCTGCATGTTCACAAACGCGGCGTTGGAGTCTGTGGGGTCTTTACGTACGAGGTGGCGGAAACCAAAGTAACGCAGGTGATGGATCTGGCCCGCCAGAACCAGCACCCGCTGCAATGCACGATAGAGAAGGACTGA
- the clpA gene encoding ATP-dependent Clp protease ATP-binding subunit ClpA, translating into MLSRNLEQTLHRALTLAGDRRHEYATLEHLLLALIDDPDAVTVFRACGVDLNKVRTDLTDFLDKDLAGLAADRTVDPKPTAAFQRVIQRAAIHVQSTGRDEVTGANVLVALFAERESHAVYFLQLQDMTRLDAVNFISHGIAKAPDRSTRRPVAGSTPDGAESEERGKASQKNQDALSTYCTNLNEKALDGKVDPLIGRDSEIERTIQILCRRTKNNPLYVGDPGVGKTAIAEGLAKRIVEGDVPEVLLNATIYSLDMGALLAGTRYRGDFEERLKAVVTELDNNPGSILFIDEIHTVIGAGATSGGAMDASNLLKPALAAGTLRCMGSTTYKEYRQHFEKDRALVRRFQKIDVAEPSVDDAVKILRGLKINYEKHHKVRYTDDAIRGAVELSAKYIHDRKLPDKAIDVIDEVGASRMLVPENRRRKTVTLKDVEDIVAKIARIPPKSVSTDDKETLRSLERDLKGMVYGQDKAIETLTAAIKLSRAGLRDPEKPIGNYLFSGPTGVGKTEVAKQLASTLGIELIRFDMSEYMERHSISRLIGAPPGYVGFDQGGLLTDAIDQHPHAVLLLDEIEKAHQDLYNVLLQVMDHGRLTDHNGKTVDFRNVVLIMTTNAGAADLSKEAIGFGRTSREGDDEDAIKRIFTPEFRNRLDAIIPFANLSPEVVDRVVEKFIFQLEAQLADRNVMIEISSAAREWLAERGYDRLYGARPLGRVIQEHIKKPLAEELLFGKLTKGGVAKISLKDGKLDFEYISQAENASAEGDEGDSTREAEAAD; encoded by the coding sequence ATGTTGTCACGTAATCTTGAACAGACGCTTCACCGTGCGCTGACATTGGCCGGCGATCGTCGGCATGAATATGCAACACTTGAGCACCTCCTCCTCGCACTGATTGATGACCCGGATGCCGTAACGGTGTTCCGCGCCTGCGGGGTGGACCTGAACAAGGTGCGCACTGACCTCACCGACTTCCTTGACAAGGATCTGGCGGGACTCGCCGCGGACCGCACGGTCGATCCCAAGCCGACGGCGGCTTTCCAGCGCGTGATCCAGCGCGCCGCCATTCACGTCCAGTCCACCGGGCGCGATGAGGTGACGGGGGCGAACGTACTCGTCGCCCTGTTTGCCGAACGCGAGAGCCATGCCGTCTATTTCCTGCAACTGCAGGACATGACGCGGCTGGATGCGGTGAACTTCATCTCCCACGGCATCGCCAAGGCCCCGGACCGCTCCACGCGCCGCCCCGTTGCCGGAAGCACGCCCGACGGCGCGGAAAGCGAGGAACGCGGCAAGGCCAGCCAGAAGAACCAGGATGCGCTGTCCACCTACTGCACCAACCTCAACGAGAAGGCGCTGGACGGCAAGGTCGACCCCCTGATCGGTCGCGACTCCGAAATCGAGCGCACCATCCAGATCCTGTGCCGCCGCACCAAGAACAACCCGCTTTATGTGGGGGATCCGGGCGTGGGCAAGACCGCCATCGCCGAAGGGCTGGCCAAGCGCATTGTCGAAGGCGACGTGCCGGAGGTGCTGCTCAACGCCACCATCTATTCACTGGACATGGGCGCGCTGCTGGCGGGCACCCGCTACCGTGGTGATTTCGAGGAACGGCTGAAGGCGGTCGTGACCGAACTGGACAACAACCCCGGCAGCATCCTGTTCATTGACGAGATCCACACCGTCATCGGCGCGGGGGCGACATCGGGCGGCGCGATGGACGCGTCCAACCTGCTCAAGCCCGCGCTGGCGGCGGGCACCCTGCGCTGCATGGGATCGACCACCTACAAGGAATACCGCCAGCACTTCGAGAAGGACCGCGCACTGGTACGCCGGTTCCAGAAAATCGACGTGGCGGAACCCTCGGTCGATGATGCGGTCAAGATCCTGCGCGGGCTCAAGATCAATTACGAAAAGCACCACAAGGTGCGCTACACCGATGACGCGATCCGGGGTGCGGTGGAACTTTCCGCCAAATACATCCATGACCGCAAGCTGCCCGACAAGGCCATCGACGTCATTGATGAAGTCGGGGCCTCGCGCATGCTGGTGCCTGAAAACCGCCGCCGCAAGACCGTGACCCTGAAGGATGTGGAAGATATCGTGGCGAAGATCGCCCGTATTCCGCCCAAGAGCGTTTCCACCGATGACAAGGAAACCCTGCGTTCGCTCGAACGTGACCTCAAGGGCATGGTTTACGGGCAGGACAAGGCGATCGAGACCCTTACGGCCGCGATCAAGCTGTCCCGCGCCGGGCTGCGCGATCCGGAAAAGCCGATTGGCAACTACCTGTTCTCCGGCCCCACGGGTGTCGGCAAGACGGAAGTGGCCAAGCAGCTTGCCAGCACGCTGGGTATCGAGCTGATCCGCTTCGACATGTCGGAATACATGGAGCGCCATTCGATTTCCCGCCTGATCGGCGCGCCGCCGGGCTATGTCGGTTTCGATCAGGGTGGACTGCTGACGGACGCCATCGACCAGCACCCGCATGCGGTCCTGCTGCTTGATGAAATCGAGAAGGCGCATCAGGATCTGTACAATGTGCTGTTGCAGGTCATGGACCATGGGCGGCTAACCGACCATAACGGCAAGACGGTCGATTTCCGCAATGTCGTGCTGATCATGACGACAAACGCGGGCGCTGCCGACCTGAGCAAGGAAGCGATCGGGTTTGGCCGGACATCGCGCGAGGGCGATGATGAAGACGCCATCAAGCGCATCTTCACGCCCGAGTTCCGCAACCGGCTCGATGCGATCATTCCCTTCGCCAACCTGTCGCCCGAAGTGGTGGACCGGGTGGTGGAGAAGTTCATCTTCCAGCTTGAAGCACAGTTGGCGGACCGGAACGTGATGATCGAAATCTCGTCCGCCGCGCGCGAATGGCTGGCGGAACGTGGATATGACCGCCTGTATGGCGCACGCCCGCTGGGCCGGGTCATACAGGAACACATCAAGAAGCCGCTGGCCGAGGAACTGCTGTTTGGCAAGCTGACCAAAGGGGGAGTCGCCAAGATTTCGCTCAAGGATGGCAAGCTTGACTTCGAATATATCTCGCAGGCGGAAAATGCATCCGCCGAAGGGGATGAAGGAGACAGCACCCGCGAGGCGGAAGCCGCCGACTGA
- a CDS encoding YnfA family protein, whose amino-acid sequence MLTAAIYIPAAFAEIGGCFCFWAWMRLGRPALILVPGCLSLVLFAWLLTFSPADNAGRAYAIYGGVYIAASLIWSWLVEGQPPDRWDMTGAVICIIGAAIILLGPRG is encoded by the coding sequence ATGCTTACCGCCGCCATTTATATTCCTGCCGCTTTTGCTGAAATTGGTGGCTGTTTCTGTTTCTGGGCCTGGATGCGTCTGGGGCGGCCGGCGCTTATATTGGTGCCGGGCTGTCTCTCCCTTGTGCTGTTCGCGTGGTTGCTGACCTTCAGCCCGGCGGATAACGCGGGCCGGGCTTATGCCATCTATGGCGGCGTCTATATCGCGGCCAGCCTGATCTGGTCATGGCTGGTGGAAGGACAGCCGCCCGACCGGTGGGACATGACCGGCGCCGTGATCTGTATCATAGGGGCCGCGATTATCCTGCTGGGCCCGCGCGGATAG
- a CDS encoding polyphosphate kinase 2 family protein: MASNDPGRKLARRFQVTNGQDFSLSACPTRAAEACGLDKKTGKQLLRTRINDLSRLQELLYAEGTWSLLVVLQALDSGGKDGVIKHVMSGINPQGVSVTSFKQPGPVELAHGYLWREHLAAPLAGRIGIFNRSHYEEVLVTRVHPELLDHECLPPKLRKQPSFWEDRYQDISHFERYMARQGTVVLKFFLHISKEEQRQRFLRRIDHHSKNWKFSAADIHERHYWDDYQRAYEDAIRRTAHPDAPWFVVPADQKWFERLVVIEAIIDALEKMDLKVPKVDPAMKAEMEKARQQLLAEAPPTAHGPTHGPLH, encoded by the coding sequence ATGGCCAGCAATGATCCCGGCCGGAAACTGGCGCGCAGATTCCAGGTCACGAACGGACAGGACTTTTCCCTTTCCGCCTGTCCCACCCGTGCGGCGGAAGCCTGCGGTCTGGACAAGAAAACCGGCAAGCAACTGCTCAGGACACGCATAAACGACCTGTCCCGCCTGCAGGAACTGCTTTACGCCGAGGGGACATGGTCCCTGCTGGTGGTGCTGCAGGCGCTGGATTCGGGCGGCAAGGATGGCGTGATCAAACACGTGATGTCCGGCATCAACCCGCAGGGGGTCAGTGTCACGTCCTTCAAGCAGCCCGGCCCGGTTGAACTGGCGCATGGCTATCTGTGGCGCGAGCATCTTGCCGCCCCGCTGGCGGGCCGGATCGGGATTTTCAACCGCAGTCATTACGAGGAAGTACTGGTCACCCGCGTACATCCCGAACTGCTGGACCATGAATGCCTGCCGCCAAAGCTGCGTAAACAGCCTTCATTCTGGGAAGACCGTTATCAGGACATCAGCCATTTTGAACGGTACATGGCGCGGCAGGGTACGGTCGTACTCAAATTCTTCCTCCATATTTCCAAGGAGGAACAGCGCCAGCGTTTCCTGCGCCGTATCGACCACCATTCCAAGAACTGGAAGTTCTCCGCCGCCGATATTCACGAACGCCATTACTGGGATGATTACCAGCGGGCATATGAGGACGCGATCCGCCGCACGGCCCACCCTGACGCGCCGTGGTTTGTCGTGCCGGCGGACCAGAAATGGTTTGAACGGCTGGTGGTGATCGAAGCCATTATCGATGCGCTGGAAAAGATGGACCTGAAGGTGCCCAAGGTGGACCCCGCCATGAAGGCGGAGATGGAAAAAGCCCGCCAGCAGCTTCTGGCCGAAGCGCCCCCCACAGCGCATGGCCCCACCCACGGCCCGCTTCATTGA
- a CDS encoding SDR family NAD(P)-dependent oxidoreductase, whose amino-acid sequence MTQIALVTGATAGFGQAIAERLVHDGYRVIATGRRQERLDALAARLGPGLLPFRLDMDDTAAIAAVPDSLPEAWREVDVLVNNAGLALGMDKAQEADITNWRTMISTNVTGMVELTRVLLPGMVARDRGHIVSLGSTAGIYPYTGGNVYGATKAFVGQFMRNLRCDLLGHNVRVTNLEPGLCGGSEFSNVRLRDDAKAAAVYEGTKPLLPVDIAETVAWVLSLPRHVNINEIEMMPTCQAAGGLAVARGMKE is encoded by the coding sequence ATGACGCAGATTGCATTGGTCACAGGCGCCACGGCCGGATTCGGCCAGGCGATCGCGGAACGCCTCGTACATGACGGCTACCGCGTGATTGCAACGGGCCGCAGGCAGGAACGCCTTGATGCCCTGGCCGCCCGCCTTGGCCCCGGCCTGCTTCCCTTCCGGCTGGACATGGATGACACGGCGGCGATCGCGGCCGTACCGGACAGCCTGCCCGAAGCGTGGCGGGAGGTGGACGTGCTGGTCAACAACGCCGGTCTGGCGCTGGGCATGGACAAGGCGCAGGAGGCGGACATCACCAACTGGCGGACCATGATCTCCACCAACGTGACCGGCATGGTCGAACTGACGCGCGTGCTGCTGCCCGGCATGGTGGCGCGTGACCGTGGGCATATCGTCTCACTGGGCAGCACGGCGGGGATCTATCCCTACACGGGTGGCAATGTGTACGGCGCGACCAAGGCCTTCGTCGGGCAGTTCATGCGCAACCTGCGCTGCGACCTGCTGGGCCATAACGTGCGGGTGACCAACCTTGAACCCGGCCTGTGCGGCGGCAGCGAGTTCAGCAATGTCCGCCTGCGCGATGATGCGAAGGCGGCGGCGGTTTATGAAGGAACAAAGCCGCTTCTGCCCGTCGACATAGCCGAGACGGTGGCATGGGTTCTCTCACTGCCCCGCCACGTCAACATCAACGAGATTGAAATGATGCCGACCTGCCAGGCGGCAGGCGGGCTTGCGGTCGCACGTGGCATGAAGGAGTGA
- a CDS encoding YqgE/AlgH family protein codes for MVSFTTTPGCSLTGHLLVATPALTDPAFARSVVYLCAHTPEDGAMGLVVNRRLSQPVLDDVFEQLGIAPVPPRRRINLCAGGPMDNGRGFVLHTSDWSGDGSLPVDRTTTLTASLDVLRDIADGNGPAHALLAMGHASWDAGQLEDEMLHHNAWITAPATENIVFGPDHDTKWRQALASVRIDPAWYSAAAGHA; via the coding sequence ATGGTTTCGTTCACGACAACTCCTGGCTGCAGCCTGACCGGCCACCTGCTGGTGGCGACCCCGGCGCTTACCGATCCCGCGTTCGCGCGCAGTGTCGTCTATTTATGCGCCCACACCCCCGAAGACGGGGCCATGGGCCTTGTGGTCAACCGCCGCCTGTCACAACCCGTTCTGGATGATGTGTTTGAACAGCTTGGCATCGCCCCCGTGCCGCCACGCCGCCGCATCAACCTGTGCGCGGGCGGGCCGATGGATAACGGGCGCGGCTTCGTGCTGCATACATCGGACTGGAGCGGCGATGGCAGCCTGCCGGTGGACCGCACCACCACCCTGACCGCAAGCCTAGACGTGCTGCGTGACATAGCCGATGGCAATGGCCCGGCCCATGCGCTGCTGGCCATGGGCCATGCAAGCTGGGATGCGGGCCAGCTTGAGGATGAAATGCTGCATCACAATGCGTGGATCACCGCGCCCGCGACCGAAAACATCGTTTTCGGCCCCGATCATGACACTAAATGGCGGCAGGCGCTGGCCAGCGTGCGGATCGACCCGGCATGGTACAGCGCCGCCGCGGGTCACGCCTGA
- a CDS encoding TIGR01459 family HAD-type hydrolase: protein MKWHDGLADLADGYDGFILDLWGVVHNGVAPYPGVLDCLKRLRGRGQRIVLLSNAPRRTATVEPGLHRMGVGADLYDAIMTSGECTHRMLAARTDPWFAGLGRRMVHLGPDKDVDVYTGLDLDVVTDPARADFVLNTGPDADLGEEDMTPYLPLLEKCVAHKLPMICANPDQQVIRGAQRLICAGAMASWYEEHDGAVRWIGKPHPEVYALALSLLDVPRNRVLALGDALATDMRGAATVGIDGCWVLGGIHQEMLGGNWQQGRNPDYDLAVAEVAAAGLAPVACMPSLRW, encoded by the coding sequence ATGAAATGGCATGACGGGCTGGCCGACCTCGCGGATGGATATGACGGCTTCATCCTGGACCTGTGGGGGGTGGTGCATAACGGTGTCGCGCCCTATCCGGGCGTTCTGGACTGCCTGAAGCGTCTGCGCGGCAGGGGACAGCGGATCGTGCTGCTGTCCAACGCGCCACGGCGCACCGCCACGGTGGAACCGGGCCTGCACCGCATGGGGGTTGGCGCGGATCTGTATGACGCCATCATGACCAGTGGCGAATGTACGCACCGCATGCTGGCGGCGCGCACGGATCCGTGGTTCGCGGGGCTTGGCCGCCGGATGGTGCATCTGGGGCCGGACAAGGATGTGGATGTCTATACGGGGCTGGACCTTGATGTGGTCACGGACCCCGCCCGGGCTGATTTCGTACTCAATACCGGGCCGGACGCCGATCTGGGGGAAGAAGACATGACCCCCTACCTGCCGCTGCTTGAAAAATGCGTGGCCCATAAGCTGCCCATGATCTGCGCGAATCCGGACCAGCAGGTCATTCGCGGCGCCCAGCGCCTGATCTGCGCCGGGGCGATGGCAAGCTGGTACGAGGAACATGACGGCGCGGTGCGCTGGATCGGCAAGCCCCATCCGGAAGTCTATGCACTGGCGCTGTCGCTTCTGGACGTGCCGCGCAACCGGGTGCTGGCGCTGGGTGATGCGCTGGCGACCGACATGCGCGGGGCCGCAACGGTAGGGATTGATGGATGCTGGGTGCTGGGGGGTATCCATCAGGAAATGCTGGGCGGGAACTGGCAGCAGGGGCGCAATCCCGATTATGACCTCGCGGTGGCGGAAGTCGCCGCGGCGGGACTGGCCCCGGTGGCCTGCATGCCCTCGCTACGCTGGTAG
- a CDS encoding quinone-dependent dihydroorotate dehydrogenase, translating to MNIMSRMILPLMRRLDPEDAHRIALDALQLGLGGVSCPGADDPALSVRAMGLRFPNPIGMAAGFDKNALVVRPLARSGFGLVEAGTVTPRPQPGNPQPRLFRLTEDRAIINRMGFNNQGIDRFAVRLARLHRVSSPRRAPGAHVPVGANLGINKTGANPERDYPMLVGRVKHYVDYIVINLSSPNTPGLRDLLEATRLKGILDAINTAHPERPPLLVKLSPDIAPDDVPGVVEAAIAGGVQGLIVSNTTISRPAGLRSPHAAESGGLSGRPLRALAQDMLARVARVVDGRVALVACGGIETGADILDRVRAGADLVQIYTSYVYEGPGIISRLKAETLRAMRAEGFEMLADAKGTALK from the coding sequence ATGAATATTATGTCGCGTATGATCCTGCCCCTGATGCGGCGTCTGGACCCAGAGGATGCCCATCGTATCGCCCTTGACGCCCTGCAACTCGGTCTTGGTGGCGTATCGTGTCCCGGCGCGGACGACCCGGCCCTGTCCGTGCGGGCCATGGGGCTGCGGTTTCCCAACCCTATCGGCATGGCGGCCGGGTTTGACAAGAACGCGCTCGTGGTCCGCCCGCTGGCGCGCTCCGGCTTCGGGCTGGTCGAGGCGGGGACCGTCACGCCGCGCCCGCAGCCCGGCAACCCGCAGCCGCGCCTGTTCCGGCTGACGGAAGACCGCGCCATCATCAACCGCATGGGGTTCAACAACCAGGGTATCGACCGGTTTGCCGTGCGCCTTGCGCGGCTGCACCGGGTGTCCTCACCCCGGCGCGCGCCGGGCGCGCATGTGCCGGTCGGGGCCAATCTGGGCATCAACAAGACCGGCGCCAACCCGGAGCGCGATTACCCCATGCTGGTCGGGCGGGTTAAGCATTATGTCGATTATATCGTCATCAACCTGTCATCGCCCAATACGCCGGGCCTGCGCGACCTGCTGGAGGCCACGCGGCTGAAGGGGATTCTGGACGCGATCAATACCGCCCATCCCGAACGGCCCCCGCTGCTGGTCAAGCTCTCGCCCGATATCGCGCCCGACGATGTGCCCGGCGTGGTCGAGGCCGCGATTGCAGGGGGCGTGCAGGGGCTGATCGTGTCCAACACCACCATTTCCCGCCCCGCCGGGCTGCGCAGCCCGCACGCGGCGGAAAGTGGCGGCCTGTCCGGTCGCCCGCTGCGCGCGCTGGCGCAGGACATGCTGGCGCGGGTGGCCCGTGTGGTCGATGGGCGCGTGGCGCTGGTGGCCTGCGGCGGGATCGAAACCGGGGCGGATATTCTCGACCGCGTGCGCGCTGGCGCGGATCTGGTGCAGATCTATACGTCCTATGTCTATGAGGGACCGGGCATTATCAGCCGCCTCAAGGCGGAGACCCTGCGCGCCATGCGGGCGGAAGGCTTCGAGATGCTGGCCGATGCGAAAGGCACGGCGCTTAAATGA
- a CDS encoding major royal jelly family protein, with product MRMSMHRRDLLLAAPALVVGGRAHAAQPAREATNRDHGIASSGPFEIVARFDGPGPSGIAVTQGRIFVGFPRHAINHKGATLAELKDGRLHAYPDAAQSLPSDRPPATRLMSVHGMTTDARGRLWMIDDGKLAGQPLAPGAAKIIGIDPATDRVFARIILHAPTLLPDSHMNDLRVDLTHGAEGTVYVTDSSFGLSPALVVVDVATGRQRRVLATHPSTQAERGFMAVVEGRPLVFAPPAHPPAFVSGGVDGITLSPDSGLLYYSPLTSRRLYAIPTALVADFSTTDAQLARNIRDLGEKGVADGLATDAKGRIYTTNFEHDAIFRRNTDGSFDTMVHDPRVLSPDGIFVDGNMVYCTLGQWNRLAGFNGGHDLRVPPYYLIRFPTDAPAAVDAMVTPG from the coding sequence ATGAGAATGTCCATGCACAGGCGTGACCTGCTGCTTGCAGCGCCCGCGCTGGTCGTGGGCGGCCGCGCCCATGCGGCCCAGCCCGCGCGGGAGGCCACCAATCGCGACCACGGGATCGCATCGTCCGGCCCGTTCGAGATCGTGGCCCGGTTCGACGGTCCCGGCCCATCGGGCATCGCGGTGACGCAGGGACGTATTTTCGTGGGCTTTCCCCGCCATGCGATCAATCACAAGGGCGCGACCCTGGCGGAACTGAAGGATGGCCGGCTTCACGCCTATCCCGATGCCGCCCAAAGCCTGCCATCTGACCGCCCGCCGGCCACGCGCCTCATGTCGGTGCATGGCATGACCACCGATGCACGCGGGCGGTTATGGATGATCGATGACGGCAAGCTCGCGGGCCAGCCGCTGGCGCCGGGGGCCGCCAAGATTATCGGCATCGACCCCGCGACCGATCGTGTCTTCGCCCGCATCATCCTGCATGCGCCCACCCTCCTGCCTGACAGCCACATGAACGACCTGCGTGTGGACCTGACCCATGGCGCGGAGGGCACGGTTTACGTGACCGATTCCTCCTTCGGGCTGTCACCCGCCCTTGTGGTGGTGGATGTGGCGACGGGCCGGCAGCGTCGTGTACTGGCCACCCATCCCTCCACCCAGGCCGAGCGTGGATTCATGGCGGTGGTGGAGGGGCGGCCACTGGTGTTCGCCCCCCCCGCGCATCCGCCCGCCTTCGTATCGGGCGGGGTGGATGGCATCACCCTCTCGCCCGATAGCGGCCTGCTGTATTACAGCCCCCTGACCAGCAGGCGGCTCTACGCCATTCCCACGGCACTTGTCGCCGATTTCTCCACAACCGACGCCCAGCTTGCCCGCAATATCCGCGATCTGGGGGAAAAGGGCGTGGCGGATGGTCTGGCCACCGATGCGAAGGGCCGCATCTACACCACCAATTTCGAGCACGACGCCATTTTCCGCCGCAACACGGATGGCTCGTTCGACACCATGGTCCATGACCCGCGCGTTCTCTCGCCCGATGGAATCTTTGTCGATGGGAACATGGTCTATTGCACGCTGGGGCAATGGAACCGTCTTGCCGGGTTCAATGGCGGCCATGACCTGCGCGTGCCGCCCTATTACCTGATCCGTTTCCCCACGGACGCCCCGGCGGCGGTCGACGCGATGGTGACGCCCGGCTAG